Proteins from a single region of Coregonus clupeaformis isolate EN_2021a chromosome 35, ASM2061545v1, whole genome shotgun sequence:
- the zgc:193811 gene encoding uncharacterized protein zgc:193811 isoform X1, which translates to MALREGHRRELGQTALALSQPLPYYKESHKGASLPPLLQRSPLVSTSGHFSVTSRLEHDRKPQTGPLANTLHPRAPPHWKTHFLNKLAQQLRDCGTVQLLSRPISEMQDSYRGQAAPQAPLLDHCSTLLALYGQLDPGQAPTVTADPCVSTAHADYRRFSRSEIAPSSGLEAPPSYLSLTKSSTHSRLPGHKAPPTMSCHPRLPRPSVSLPYGGKNSLYRDSFRVPAPHPARSGPSPAAIPDWGRAGTEAGAGTGAGAGGAKRGILRNIVEVPKMYLTENRVYGGNRTVLV; encoded by the exons ATGGCTTTGCGGGAGGGACACAGGCGAGAGCTGGGACAGACAGCTCTTGCCCTTTCGCAGCCCTTGCCTTATTATAAGGAGAGTCACAAG GGTGCGTCTCTGCCCCCTCTGCTCCAGCGTTCTCCCCTGGTGTCCACCAGTGGTCACTTCTCTGTCACCTCACGCTTGGAGCACGACAGGAAGCCTCAGACGGGCCCCCTGGCCAACACACTGCACCCACGGGCCCCTCCACACTGGAAAACACACTTCCTCAATAAGCTGGCACaacag ctcAGGGACTGTGGGACAGTGCAGCTGCTCTCTCGGCCAATCAGTGAAATGCAGGACAGCTACAGGGGCCAAGCTGCTCCACAGGCCCCCCTGCTGGACCACTGCAGCACCCTGCTG GCACTTTATGGACAGCTTGATCCAGGCCAGGCCCCGACTGTGACAGCAGATCCTTGTGTCAGCACAGCTCATGCAGACTACAGGCGCTTTAGCAG GTCAGAGATTGCCCCTTCCTCTGGTCTGGAAGCCCCTCCCTCCTACCTTAGCCTGACCAAGAGCTCCACCCACAGCCGCCTGCCGGGCCACAAAGCCCCTCCCACTATGTCCTGCCACCCTCGGCTGCCCCGCCCCTCTGTGTCCTTACCCTATGGAGGGAAAAACAGCCTGTACAGGGACAGCTTCCGTGTGCCCGCCCCTCACCCTGCTCGCTCTGGGCCCTCACCTGCTGCCATCCCAGACTGGGGACGAGCCGggactgaggctggggctgggactggggctggggctggaggagCTAAGAGAGGCATACTCAGGAACATCGTGGAGGTCCCCAAAATGTACCTGACAGAGAACCGGGTCTACGGGGGGAACCGGACCGTGCTGGTCTGA
- the zgc:193811 gene encoding uncharacterized protein zgc:193811 isoform X2 gives MALREGHRRELGQTALALSQPLPYYKESHKRSPLVSTSGHFSVTSRLEHDRKPQTGPLANTLHPRAPPHWKTHFLNKLAQQLRDCGTVQLLSRPISEMQDSYRGQAAPQAPLLDHCSTLLALYGQLDPGQAPTVTADPCVSTAHADYRRFSRSEIAPSSGLEAPPSYLSLTKSSTHSRLPGHKAPPTMSCHPRLPRPSVSLPYGGKNSLYRDSFRVPAPHPARSGPSPAAIPDWGRAGTEAGAGTGAGAGGAKRGILRNIVEVPKMYLTENRVYGGNRTVLV, from the exons ATGGCTTTGCGGGAGGGACACAGGCGAGAGCTGGGACAGACAGCTCTTGCCCTTTCGCAGCCCTTGCCTTATTATAAGGAGAGTCACAAG CGTTCTCCCCTGGTGTCCACCAGTGGTCACTTCTCTGTCACCTCACGCTTGGAGCACGACAGGAAGCCTCAGACGGGCCCCCTGGCCAACACACTGCACCCACGGGCCCCTCCACACTGGAAAACACACTTCCTCAATAAGCTGGCACaacag ctcAGGGACTGTGGGACAGTGCAGCTGCTCTCTCGGCCAATCAGTGAAATGCAGGACAGCTACAGGGGCCAAGCTGCTCCACAGGCCCCCCTGCTGGACCACTGCAGCACCCTGCTG GCACTTTATGGACAGCTTGATCCAGGCCAGGCCCCGACTGTGACAGCAGATCCTTGTGTCAGCACAGCTCATGCAGACTACAGGCGCTTTAGCAG GTCAGAGATTGCCCCTTCCTCTGGTCTGGAAGCCCCTCCCTCCTACCTTAGCCTGACCAAGAGCTCCACCCACAGCCGCCTGCCGGGCCACAAAGCCCCTCCCACTATGTCCTGCCACCCTCGGCTGCCCCGCCCCTCTGTGTCCTTACCCTATGGAGGGAAAAACAGCCTGTACAGGGACAGCTTCCGTGTGCCCGCCCCTCACCCTGCTCGCTCTGGGCCCTCACCTGCTGCCATCCCAGACTGGGGACGAGCCGggactgaggctggggctgggactggggctggggctggaggagCTAAGAGAGGCATACTCAGGAACATCGTGGAGGTCCCCAAAATGTACCTGACAGAGAACCGGGTCTACGGGGGGAACCGGACCGTGCTGGTCTGA